DNA from Paraburkholderia sp. ZP32-5:
GGCATGCACTTCGTGCCGCTCGGCTTCGAACATACCGCGTTGCCCGATGCGCACGCGAAGCCCGGCGCGGCGCCGCCGAACCGCTTCTATATGTACGGCGTGGTCGCGCGGCTCGGGCTGCTGGCTGCGTCGGTCGAACTCGAAAAGACCGATCCGGAAGCGATTCAGGTCTAAGTTACCTCGCGCGCGGGCTGGCGGGATGCGTGCCGCCGGCGTCGTTCGCGAAGACTCCATTGACGAATAATGCGAAGCCCATCGGGGCGCACCGGGACTTTCATGGACATTCTTTTCATCGCCGATCCGCTCAGCCATTTCAAGATCTACAAAGACTCGACCTACGCGATGATGGCCGAGGCGGCGCGGCGCGGTCACACGGTGTACACCTGCGAGCCGCAGCAGCTCGCGTGGACGGGCGGCGGCGTCGAGGCGAACGTCGAGCGCATCGCGATCGTCGGCGATACCACCGATCTGCATCGTGACGTCTGGTTTGCCGCCGATCCCGCCGCGCCGCGCGCGCTGAAAAGCTTCAGCGCGGTCGTGATGCGCAAGGATCCGCCGTTCGACATGGAGTACGTGACGTCGACGTGGCTGCTCGAGATGGCGGAGCGTGCCGGCGCGCGCATCTTCAACAAGCCGCAGGCGATTCGCGATCATTCGGAAAAGCTCGCGATCGGCGAGTTCGCGCAATTCGTCGCGCCGACGCTGGTCACGCGCGATCCCGCGCGTCTGCGCGCATTTCACGAGCAGCATGGCGACGTGATCCTGAAGCCGCTCGACGGCATGGGCGGCATGGGCGTGTTCCGTGTGAAGGCGGACGGCATGAACCTCGGCTCGATCATCGAGATGCTGAGCCACGATGGCGCGCGCTCGGTGATGGCGCAGAAATTCATCCCCGAGATTAAGGACGGCGACAAGCGCATTCTGCTGATCGGCGGCGAAGCGGTGCCGTATTCGCTCGCGCGGATTCCGCAGGGCAATGAAGTGCGCGGCAACCTAGCAGCGGGCGGGCTGGGCGTCGCACGACCGCTCAGCGAGCACGATCGCAAGATCGCCGATACGCTCGCTCCGGTGCTCGCCGCGCGCGGCTTGCTGCTGGTCGGGCTCGATGCAATCGGCGACTGGCTCACCGAAGTCAACGTGACGAGCCCGACGTGTTTCCGCGAGATCATGGATCAGACCGGTTTCGACGTCGCCGGCATGTTCGTCGACGCGCTGGAGCGCGCAGCCGGTTGACGCGGCAAGCCAGAGCGCCGCGCTCGCGCAGCCGCCTTGAACGGCAGGCTGCACCCCCAAACTACGTAGTGAACACGCATCGGGCGCGCCACGCGGTTTGGCGCCAAAATGAGCCTGCTACAATGCCCGCTCTCCCGCGCGAGGCGTCAGCCGCGGCTTTATCGGCTGCAACGGGCGCCACCGCGGATCGCGGATCATGAACGGGCAGCGTTCTCGCCAGCGCCGGTAGGGCGTCGCGAGCCATTCGCTCCACGAGGTGTTCCCGCTCTCGCGACCCACGGCCGGCCGAGGGCGCTCGCGAACCGGGCTGCGGCCCGGTCCACGGTTTGGGGCCGTTCTTTTGCAGTAAGGCTGACATGGCAGGCATTCTGATCATTGCGCACGCTCCATTCGCCACCGCGTTGCGCGATTGTATTTCTCATATCTATGGTGGTTTGCCGGCACGCATCGGCGTGATCGACGTATCGGCGGACTGCGATCCCGCGCAGGTCGTTGCTTTTGCGAATTCGGAAGT
Protein-coding regions in this window:
- the gshB gene encoding glutathione synthase produces the protein MDILFIADPLSHFKIYKDSTYAMMAEAARRGHTVYTCEPQQLAWTGGGVEANVERIAIVGDTTDLHRDVWFAADPAAPRALKSFSAVVMRKDPPFDMEYVTSTWLLEMAERAGARIFNKPQAIRDHSEKLAIGEFAQFVAPTLVTRDPARLRAFHEQHGDVILKPLDGMGGMGVFRVKADGMNLGSIIEMLSHDGARSVMAQKFIPEIKDGDKRILLIGGEAVPYSLARIPQGNEVRGNLAAGGLGVARPLSEHDRKIADTLAPVLAARGLLLVGLDAIGDWLTEVNVTSPTCFREIMDQTGFDVAGMFVDALERAAG